The Ischnura elegans chromosome 9, ioIscEleg1.1, whole genome shotgun sequence genome includes the window CTCAAAGATGAGTTACAGAGAATGGAAAAGCTGGGGGTGGTAACAAAGGTATCTGACCCAACACCCTGGGTAAGCTCAATTGTAATAGTAGAAAAAAAGTCTGGGCAGTTGAGGATCTGTCTTGATCCTCGTAATCTTAATCGGGCATTAATGAGGTCTCATTATCCTCTGCCAACTATTGAACAAGTAAGATATAAACTCAAGGGTGCTAATGTATTTTCTCATCTTGATGCTTATTCAGGCTTTTGGATGATACCATTGGAACCAGAAAGCTCTAATTTATGTGCTTTTCAAACCCCCTTTGGCAGGTATAAATTTCTGAGGCTGCCATATGGACTTAATTCTGCACCAGAAATATTTAGCAGGAtcatgacagaaatattttctgatatcccTGGTGTTTTGGTTTATGCAGATGATATTTTGGTGTGGGCAGAAAATGAAAGTATACATACTGAAAGaattcaaagagtttttcaaagggCTAAGGAAGTTAATcttaaatttaacaaatcaaaATGTCATTTCAGAGTCAAGGAAATTAACTTTCTAGGTCATATTTTTGATGAGAATGGCATGAGGGCAGATAATTCTAAAGTTAGGGCCATATGTGAAATGCCTAGACCACAGAACCCTAAAGAATTGAAAAGATTTCTTGGTATGGTTACTTACTTAAGtccctatttaaataatttggcaaAAGAATCTGAAACACTTAGAAAACTTCTTGCTAAAGATGTTGTCTGGACTTGGGATTCAAATCATGATAGTGTATTTAAtagattaaagaaaattataactactGCCCCAGTGCTTAGACATTTTGATGTTAATTTACCAATCACACTGTCAGTTGATGCTTCTAGCACTGCTGTTGGAGCTGTTCTATTGCAAAAGGGTCAACCAGTTTCATATGCTTCAAAGAGTCTTACAGAAAGCCAGCAAAGGTATGCAcaaattgaaaaagaattgtaTGCTATTCAGTTTGGTTGTCAGAAGTTTCATCAATTTGTTTATGGACATATGGTCAATGTTGAAACAGATCATAGACCTTTGGTGACATTGTTTCAAAAACCATTGGCAGATGTGCCTAGTCGCCTGCAAAGAATGATGTTGGCACTTCAGTCctatcatttaaaagttatttatgttcctggtaaatatatgtttattgctGATGCACTGTCAAGGGCTCCTCTTCCTGAAACTGAAGTCACTGACATTGAACAGGATGTGGAAGTCCATATTAATTTGTTGTTAAAAAATCTAGCCATGTCTGAGCAAAAACGTGAAGAATTTATTGCTGTAACAAATGATGATCCAACATTGTCAgtactcaaaaaatattattatgaaggCTGGCCAAGCTCAAAAATGAAAGTGGAACAGTGTGCTAAACCGTACTGGAATATGCGCTCTGAAATAAATGTAGCAGGTAACTTAGTTTTTAGAGGATCCAGTCTTGTTGTCCCTGCTGCCTTACGCCATGAACTTTTACAAAAAGTCCACATGGGTCATCAAGggctaattaaaactaaaagtttAGTTCGTGGCATAATATACTGGCCAAATATGAACTCAGacttagaaaatttaatcagTCAATGTGAAATTTGTGCCAAATTCCGGTGTCATAATCCCCATGAACCAATTTTTAATCACCCCATTTCTAAATTTCCCTGGGAACGAGTTGGAGTCGATTTATTGTCCTTTAGAGGTTTGACGTCCTTAGTAATTGGAGATTATTATTCTAAGTACTTTGAGTTGGCATTGTTAAAAGCAGGATATACTGCATCCTTAGTGGTCACCCAACTCAAGTCAATTTTTGCTCGCCATGGAATCCCAGTCTATC containing:
- the LOC124164985 gene encoding uncharacterized protein K02A2.6-like, which encodes MHSDVPPKVEPLRKVPFYLYSRLKDELQRMEKLGVVTKVSDPTPWVSSIVIVEKKSGQLRICLDPRNLNRALMRSHYPLPTIEQVRYKLKGANVFSHLDAYSGFWMIPLEPESSNLCAFQTPFGRYKFLRLPYGLNSAPEIFSRIMTEIFSDIPGVLVYADDILVWAENESIHTERIQRVFQRAKEVNLKFNKSKCHFRVKEINFLGHIFDENGMRADNSKVRAICEMPRPQNPKELKRFLGMVTYLSPYLNNLAKESETLRKLLAKDVVWTWDSNHDSVFNRLKKIITTAPVLRHFDVNLPITLSVDASSTAVGAVLLQKGQPVSYASKSLTESQQRYAQIEKELYAIQFGCQKFHQFVYGHMVNVETDHRPLVTLFQKPLADVPSRLQRMMLALQSYHLKVIYVPGKYMFIADALSRAPLPETEVTDIEQDVEVHINLLLKNLAMSEQKREEFIAVTNDDPTLSVLKKYYYEGWPSSKMKVEQCAKPYWNMRSEINVAGNLVFRGSSLVVPAALRHELLQKVHMGHQGLIKTKSLVRGIIYWPNMNSDLENLISQCEICAKFRCHNPHEPIFNHPISKFPWERVGVDLLSFRGLTSLVIGDYYSKYFELALLKAGYTASLVVTQLKSIFARHGIPVYLVSDNGPPFSSAEFKTFLSEWEIEHVTTIPYYPRSNGQIESFVKIAKSILLKSHEEGKDPYLALLHYRTTAKTNLPSPSKLLMGRQLRFNLPISLQNLQPKTVTFKEYQRGIKKQRTSMKTYANQRTKELPTLKAGDHIYFKKFPNDYWHPAVITAVSENCPRSYYLRTPDGTIYRRNRHHLRLKYNSSKSFPQSVQNYNNLAEPPTPKAIQGMSSQVSREGQDDQQLSTPKSNRSRSGRLVKPPKRYSDSEYP